TCGCGTGGTGATTTCGACCGAAGGCAACGTGTTGACCTTCAACGGCAAGGCGCCGCAAACCGCCGAGATCGCGCAGTTCGAGACGCCGGTCCCGAAGCGCAAGCTGAATTGAAACGTATGCCCGGACGCAGCGCGGCTGCGCCGGGCATGCACTTCTAGATGACGACAGGTCCGGCTTCCTTGTCGTAGTCCTCGTCAGGCTCGAGTGCCGAAAGAATATCGATGAGCTCACCGACGCGCCCGCCCGCCAGCGGCTTGCCGGCGTTCATCAGCGGTTCGTCATTGACGAGCCAGGCTTGAGCCTCGGCCAGTTCGTCCGCCGTCGCGCCGGTTCCGATGATTTCGGCAATCGTCACATCGTCGGCCCCGGGGACCGCCCTGATCACGTCGTCACGCGTGAGACGTCTCATGGTCTTCATCCCTCAGGTCCTGCCCGCCGCTACGTAGCTGCGGGCAGGAGATTGAGCCTCAGCGGTTCGTGGTGAGCCGCCGCGGGTGTTGCGACGTCATCCAGAGCTCGATGGCGGCGAGGATGGCAACGGCCGCGCCGACGATCGCATGGATCGTCATCGCAGTGGTTCCCTGGAAGCCCAGCACCCAGGGCGAGACCAGTACCCACAATCCGACAACGAGGTTCAACCACTCTTCCCAAACCGCGAAGGCCGCAAGTGCGGCGATAGCCAGCACGGCGATCACGATTCCCGAGATATAGGCGTTCTGGGAGGCCATTCCGGCATCGAATCCGAACGCCAAAGGTGAGAAGAGCAGAAATGCGCCGAGGACGAGGTTCGCGACGTCACACAGTTTTGCGTTTGTCCAGTTCTCCATGTCACACCTCCATTTGAAGGCATTCCCGGTGAATCAAGTGGACAGTGGCCGCCGGAGTTCCAGGCCGCTTCCCTGAAATTTGATCGAATACGGTGCCGGCCCCCGGCTGCGGGAACTCGGGGCGCGCAGCGCGACCGATTTCAGGTGGTGCAGATTTTATGGACGCTCAGCGGTTGCTGACCTGCCGCACCTGCGGCGTGCCGACGGCGGCATCGGAGACGCGTGCTGCGCCGTTGCGGTTGTTCATCTGGACATCCAGGCGGTCGCGCTCCTTCTCGAAGCTCGCCATCAGCGGCCCGTCGAGCGAGCGGCCGCGCGGCAGCTTGATGCGCATCGGATCGACGAAGCGGCCGTTGACCAGAATTTCGTAGTGAACGTGGGCGCCGGTCGACATGCCGGTCGATCCGACGAAGCCGATCACCTGGCCCTGCCGCACCCGCTTGCCGGGCTCCATGCCCTTGGCATAGGCCGACATGTGGCCGTAGGCGGTCTCGTAACCGTTATTGTGCTTCAGGCGGACATATTTGCCGTAGCCGCCTTCCCAGCCGACCCGTTCGACCACGCCGTTGCCGGAAGCGAAAATCGGGGTGCCGTAGGGCGTGGCCCAGTCGACGCCGGTGTGCATCTTCACATAGCCGAGGATCGGATGGCGGCGCCCGCCGAAGCCCGAGCGCATGATCGCGTTGTTGACCGGTTTGCGCACCAGGAACTTCTTCGCGCTCTTGCCGCTCTCGTCGTAGTAATCGACCACCGCGTCGTCGGGGGTCTGGAAGCGATAGTATTTCTTGGTCTCGCCGCCGACAGTGAGGGAGGCGAACAGCACCTCGGTCTTCTCGGTGATGGTGGCGCCTTCGTCCTCGCCGGCGAAGAACACGTCGAACGAATCCCCGGGCTGAACCTTGCGCTGGAAATCGACGTCGTAAGAGTAGATGCGGACCATGTCCTCGATGACGTTCGGCGGCACCTTGTTGCGCAGCGCGGTCTCGTAAATGCTCTGATAGAGCCGCACGCCGCTGCCGTCATCGTCGTCGTCGTCGTCGGCCGCGGCGGTCTCGGTGACGGTGTTCATGCTCTGCACGTCGACCGCGACGTATTTGCCGAGATCGGACAGCGCGGCGACGGCTTCGATGGTGGATTCGTTGGCGACGATTACCCGATAGGGCTGCAGCCGCTGGCCGGGGCCGGCAGGCGCCATCAGGATGCGCAGCTTCTGGCCTTCCTTCAGTCCGCCGTCGCGACCGCGGGGGCCGAGCGTGGCGGCGATGGATTTCGCCTCTTCCGGGGTCGCGCCCTGATCGCGCAGGATCGATTGGACGGTGTCGCCCTTCTTGACCACATGAACGCGTTCGCCGTTCGGATTGCCGCCGGTGATCTGATCCTTGGTCTTCGGCAGCAGCGTGACGTTTTCCGGGACCACGCGGGTTTCAAAGCCGGCATAGGGATCGGCGGTGACGTTGCCCTCGGTGGCGTAGGCCAGCTTGATGTCGGGTTTGGCGCCGGAGACGTCGGCAGTGGCGAGGGCGGTGTAACGCACCCCGCTGTTGCCGCGCCAGCTCGAGGCATCGCGCACCCGCATGATCACCTCGTCGAGCGCGACCACCGCGGCGAGCTTCGCCTTGGGCAGGATCGGCGCCAGGTCCTTGGTGACGAACGAGACTTCGGCGTCGGGTTCAACCGCGTCGGGATTATTCGGATCTTCCGCGGCTGCGGGGACGGCGGCGCCGACGTCGGTCAGCATGCGCTGGGCGTTGAATGGCGGGATCTTGGCGCTGAGGTCGCTGGTGGACAGCGACAGATTGCCGGAGATGCGGATGAACGGCCGTACCCGCATCACGTCGCGGTTGCCGACGCGGGTGACCGTGGAAACCCGCACCACGTTGCGGGCGGCGGTCGATTCGCTGGGCGGCGGCAGACGATCGCTCTTGTGCAGGGTGGCATTCTTGTCGTTGGCGCCGAACGCGCCGCGCAGCGCGCCCTCGACCCGTTCCGGCACCTTGGCAAAGGTCATTTCGCCGTCGAGCGACGCAAAAACGGCGCCGCCGATGAGGGCTGCGCCGCACAGACCGGTCAGAATCGTGCCGCTGAACCACTGCACGGAGACACGGCGGCGGTCGATCACCGCGGCCTCGGAGCCATCGACGGAAAGCGGCGGCTCGTGACCGAGATCGATGATCCCGGTCTCGCGTCCGTAGCCGCCCCCGCGTGACGTCCTTTGGTTCAACCCAGTGTCCCCCCACATTCCATCAACATTCGACAAGACCTTGGCTCTTCCATGACCCGGTTCGCCCTCTCAAGAGGGGGAGATTCGGGAGCACGGCGTGCCACACGCATAAATGTCCGGGATTCAGAGGCCAAACGGCCGGCCGGGATCTCGAACGATAATGGTGTGCAAATCTCTCGATGTTCTCGGCCGCAAGGGAAAGGCGACGGGTTCGTTAGAGATCGCCGGTTCCCTGGTAGATGAACGCCGGCAGCCCCCACTGGCTTCAGGCGATTCAATGCCTACGTATAGCCAGATCGTCGCAGGATTGTGGCTCAAGTACGGCGCAAAGTCCCGAAAAATGGAGACTTCTTCGCGGTGCAGGATTCTCTGACCCGATGCGACGATTTGTTGACAACGACCGTTGACAAGCCCGATCGGGGGGGCTTATAACCCGACCACTGAGCGCGGCGCTGCATTGGCCCTTGGCCAAGGCAAGCTTTCGCGCCCGTGATGCTCCTCACTAAGATGAGTGAATCAACAGCCGATAGTCATCGGTTGTTATTTGTCGTCGAATGAGAGTCTCGCGAACCTTCCAGAGATGGAAGTGGGGTTTTCGGACCCCGGGCTGTTTGACAAGTGAAGATGAAGAAAGAGAAACGTGGACGGCGGAGTCCTTGCGAGTCTCGATTACTTGAGAACTTCGGTTTTCTAGTATCGAGGCTGGACGAAAGACTTCGGCGGTACACGTTTTAAAGGTTACACCATCGTCGTCAGCGATGTGAATCGCGGGCGATAAATATGGTGGGACCTCGTCAAAACGTTGTGATCAGCCGGTTTAAAGTTTCAAGTCCAACTTGAGAGTTTGATCCTGGCTCAGAGCGAACGCTGGCGGCAGGCTTAACACATGCAAGTCGAGCGGGCGTAGCAATACGTCAGCGGCAGACGGGTGAGTAACGCGTGGGAACGTACCTTTTGGTTCGGAACAACACAGGGAAACTTGTGCTAATACCGGATAAGCCCTTACGGGGAAAGATTTATCGCCGAAAGATCGGCCCGCGTCTGATTAGCTAGTTGGTGAGGTAACGGCTCACCAAGGCGACGATCAGTAGCTGGTCTGAGAGGATGATCAGCCACATTGGGACTGAGACACGGCCCAAACTCCTACGGGAGGCAGCAGTGGGGAATATTGGACAATGGGCGAAAGCCTGATCCAGCCATGCCGCGTGAGTGATGAAGGCCCTAGGGTTGTAAAGCTCTTTTGTGCGGGAAGATAATGACGGTACCGCAAGAATAAGCCCCGGCTAACTTCGTGCCAGCAGCCGCGGTAATACGAAGGGGGCTAGCGTTGCTCGGAATCACTGGGCGTAAAGGGTGCGTAGGCGGGTCTTTAAGTCAGGGGTGAAATCCTGGAGCTCAACTCCAGAACTGCCTTTGATACTGAGGATCTTGAGTTCGGGAGAGGTGAGTGGAACTGCGAGTGTAGAGGTGAAATTCGTAGATATTCGCAAGAACACCAGTGGCGAAGGCGGCTCACTGGCCCGATACTGACGCTGAGGCACGAAAGCGTGGGGAGCAAACAGGATTAGATACCCTGGTAGTCCACGCCGTAAACGATGAATGCCAGCCGTTAGTGGGTTTACTCACTAGTGGCGCAGCTAACGCTTTAAGCATTCCGCCTGGGGAGTACGGTCGCAAGATTAAAACTCAAAGGAATTGACGGGGGCCCGCACAAGCGGTGGAGCATGTGGTTTAATTCGACGCAACGCGAAGAACCTTACCAGCCCTTGACATCCCGGTCGCGGATTCCAGAGACGGAATCCTTCAGTTCGGCTGGACCGGAGACAGGTGCTGCATGGCTGTCGTCAGCTCGTGTCGTGAGATGTTGGGTTAAGTCCCGCAACGAGCGCAACCCCCGTCCTTAGTTGCTACCATTTAGTTGAGCACTCTAAGGAGACTGCCGGTGATAAGCCGCGAGGAAGGTGGGGATGACGTCAAGTCCTCATGGCCCTTACGGGCTGGGCTACACACGTGCTACAATGGCGGTGACAATGGGACGCTAAGGGGCAACCCTTCGCAAATCTCAAAAAGCCGTCTCAGTTCGGATTGGGCTCTGCAACTCGAGCCCATGAAGTTGGAATCGCTAGTAATCGTGGATCAGCATGCCACGGTGAATACGTTCCCGGGCCTTGTACACACCGCCCGTCACACCATGGGAGTTGGTTTTACCTGAAGACGGTGCGCTAACCCGCAAGGGAGGCAGCCGGCCACGGTAGGGTCAGCGACTGGGGTGAAGTCGTAACAAGGTAGCCGTAGGGGAACCTGCGGCTGGATCACCTCCTTTCTAAGGATGATCCTTCAGATCGGCTCACGCCGTTCTATCGGATCGTTTTAGAAACATCAGGGGCCAGCAATTTCAGGATTGTTGAGCTCCATTGGCGGGATTTCGCCGTCTTCGTTTCTCTTTCTTCGCGGACGAACACGCGCCAGGGGCTGCGCTTGTGCGATGCGTTGGCGTTGAGCCGGCGCGCGCGAGCAAGTTCCCTCGTGTTAGGGGCTTGTAGCTCAGTTGGTTAGAGCGCGCGCTTGATAAGCGTGAGGTCGGAAGTTCAAGTCTTCCCAGGCCCACCACTTTGATCGAGCGTGTCATCTCTTCAGGGAGATGCGTCTCAATGATCGACGTAAGCATTCGTCTTCTGGTACGGGGCCATAGCTCAGCTGGGAGAGCGCGTGCTTTGCAAGCATGAGGTCGTCGGTTCGATCCCGTCTGGCTCCACCAGATGGAATTGAGGATCGACACAGCGCCTCCTGATTGAAGCGCCTCTGATTGAGCGCCTCTGAGCAGAGTGGCTCAAGATAATCGTCCGCGAAACATCACTTCGCACGTTGCGTCCCTAGCGGGATGCGGGTGCGGGATTTCTGACATCGTAAAGAGGAGATTGATCCGAGTTTGGGATCTCGCGAAGCAATTCGCGGCATTCCAATCACTATCTCCGGGACGTTTCGGCGCCCGTTCATCGCAAGATGATCGGGTTGTAAATGTCCTTGTTGGTGAAGCTTGACCGCCTCATCATCGGGTTGATCTTACGAAGCAAGCTGGTCTTTCTAATCAGTGTCCAGCCGCATGCAGCATTCATCGAGGGTGCGCGCCTCAGGGTTTCGATCCCAGGGCAAGTGTGCGGACTACATTCTGCCGAGTGTGTGGACATTGATAATGAGAGCAA
The sequence above is drawn from the Bradyrhizobium sediminis genome and encodes:
- a CDS encoding SPW repeat protein — protein: MENWTNAKLCDVANLVLGAFLLFSPLAFGFDAGMASQNAYISGIVIAVLAIAALAAFAVWEEWLNLVVGLWVLVSPWVLGFQGTTAMTIHAIVGAAVAILAAIELWMTSQHPRRLTTNR
- a CDS encoding M23 family metallopeptidase; the encoded protein is MNQRTSRGGGYGRETGIIDLGHEPPLSVDGSEAAVIDRRRVSVQWFSGTILTGLCGAALIGGAVFASLDGEMTFAKVPERVEGALRGAFGANDKNATLHKSDRLPPPSESTAARNVVRVSTVTRVGNRDVMRVRPFIRISGNLSLSTSDLSAKIPPFNAQRMLTDVGAAVPAAAEDPNNPDAVEPDAEVSFVTKDLAPILPKAKLAAVVALDEVIMRVRDASSWRGNSGVRYTALATADVSGAKPDIKLAYATEGNVTADPYAGFETRVVPENVTLLPKTKDQITGGNPNGERVHVVKKGDTVQSILRDQGATPEEAKSIAATLGPRGRDGGLKEGQKLRILMAPAGPGQRLQPYRVIVANESTIEAVAALSDLGKYVAVDVQSMNTVTETAAADDDDDDDGSGVRLYQSIYETALRNKVPPNVIEDMVRIYSYDVDFQRKVQPGDSFDVFFAGEDEGATITEKTEVLFASLTVGGETKKYYRFQTPDDAVVDYYDESGKSAKKFLVRKPVNNAIMRSGFGGRRHPILGYVKMHTGVDWATPYGTPIFASGNGVVERVGWEGGYGKYVRLKHNNGYETAYGHMSAYAKGMEPGKRVRQGQVIGFVGSTGMSTGAHVHYEILVNGRFVDPMRIKLPRGRSLDGPLMASFEKERDRLDVQMNNRNGAARVSDAAVGTPQVRQVSNR